The following coding sequences lie in one Anomaloglossus baeobatrachus isolate aAnoBae1 chromosome 7, aAnoBae1.hap1, whole genome shotgun sequence genomic window:
- the LOC142245933 gene encoding uncharacterized protein LOC142245933, which translates to MIDMDGKMFYGKKIKVRAIKTPNYNLSLAFQKIKSVPKDIPQDGKCRFEMFEPKEGSGSQPAKSDSTQRDHTADQTHAASVVDSLTNASVNMPNNGCPPMNTNLGLPPAPPPNSFGVYNCMSPNHQWMFQTPHSNMISFNSMPNFLHVPFSYPLYTLPNYPGFFPTVTHSPNFGINTKPNVNNQFGKGHVSRVNGKPGKPPHGTDGQSNAAISQSIVPNQVQLPTDKAELLKTETGVKFMEDKPATVKSVSERVSFTISSSKKLHRSQTASQENSLTMSVPEITAGARDVETPVIDCLSSVDEQNNLSGPPKNKSAAPLRLPTSVPPSVTIPEDNKQSVNPNFNSELLIYSEKQAGISSSVPSLERDSLPGGEKNWGVYPKIDSSSELPIVIIANQLNLSQFKKVINRLSALHKDATREQIVKTLDKIRRNRGGTFSGLTIPEIIFAVSAELSVNIPVA; encoded by the exons ATGATAGACATGGATGGAAAGATgttctatggaaaaaaaataaaagttcgtgCCATCAAGACACCCAATTACAATCTTTCACTTGCTTTTCAAAAAATAAAATCTGTACCTAAAGATATCCCTCAAGATGGAAAATGTAGATTTGAGATGTTTGAGCCCAAAGAAGGCTCGGGATCACAGCCAGCGAAGAGCGACTCGACCCAGCGTGATCACACCGCTGATCAGACCCATGCTGCATCGGTTGTCGACAGTTTGACAAATGCAAGTGTAAATATGCCAAATAATGGTTGTCCTCCCATGAATACAAACCTAGGACTTCCACCTGCCCCACCTCCCAATTCATTTGGCGTTTATAACTGTATGTCTCCCAATCACCAGTGGATGTTTCAGACACCTCATTCAAACATGATATCCTTTAACAGCATGCCGAATTTTTTGCATGTTCCTTTTTCTTACCCTTTATATACATTGCCTAACTATCCTGGTTTTTTTCCGACAGTGACACATTCTCCTAACTTTGGTATTAACACGAAACCTAATGTAAATAATCAGTTTGGTAAAGGTCATGTCAGTCGTGTAAATGGAAAGCCAGGGAAGCCCCCTCATGGCACAGATGGACAGAGTAATGCTGCAATTTCACAGTCTATTGTGCCCAACCAGGTTCAATTACCTACAGACAAAGCTGAGCTATTAAAAACAGAAACGGGTGTAAAATTTATGGAAGATAAACCTGCTACAGTGAAATCTGTCAGTGAACGGGTATCGTTTACTATATCCAGCAGTAAAAAACTTCATCGTTCACAAACTGCGTCTCAAGAAAATTCACTGACAATGTCAGTGCCAGAAATCACAGCAGGCGCTCGTGATGTAGAAACTCCAGTCATTGACTGTTTGTCCTCTGTTGATGAGCAGAATAATCTATCTGGACCACCTAAAAACAAATCTGCAGCTCCTTTAAGATTGCCAACATCTGTTCCGCCCAGCGTCACAATACCTGAAGACAATAAGCAATCAGTAAATCCCAATTTCAACTCTGAACTGTTGATATATTCTGAAAAACAGGCTGGCATAAGCTCAAGTGTCCCATCACTGGAAAGAGATTCTCTTCCAGGTGGAGAAAAG AACTGGGGTGTTTACCCAAAAATTGACTCCTCATCTGAGCTACCGATCGTCATCATTGCTAACCAGCTCAACTTATCCCAGTTCAAAAAAGTTATAAACAGACTTTCAGCTCTGCATAAAGATGCTACAAG AGAGCAGATTGTTAAGACCTTAGACAAAATAAGGCGCAACAGAGGAGGAACATTCAGTGGCTTGACCATCCCAGAAATTATATTTGCAGTATCTGCTGAATTATCAGTAAATATTCCTGTAGCATGA